One segment of Falco biarmicus isolate bFalBia1 chromosome 12, bFalBia1.pri, whole genome shotgun sequence DNA contains the following:
- the LOC130157490 gene encoding kinetochore-associated protein NSL1 homolog isoform X2 codes for MAASPAPPPSPAAARDPRVQCCSRRGLGEVMALCAPFVRALAQGQPGGDAAVGDALGSFETAVRENVTINGQPWEVTLDDSLLQSGSNIKILEDQFDELIVETAAKRKQWPKKILVHAVQTMKAEQEMLKLYQPVVTPEKIRSQPSQDAYIADLKQVTETASKQISGTMKSLPVLIERAEGFSQALTWQPILELCKLRHEVFAGCKAKEDNNVQSFVSPGEVTPTDTLTSKNPCVLLKRKKVADPSERRRYPLRQRKITFRT; via the exons ATGGCGGCCagcccggcgccgccgcccagcccggccgccgcccgggACCCGCGGGTGCAGTGCTGCTCGCGGCGCGGGCTGGGCGAGGTGATGGCGCTCTGCGCGCCCTTCGTGCGGGCCCTGGCCCAGGGGCAGCCGGGCGGTGACGCCGCCGTGGGGGACGCGCTCGGG AGCTTCGAAACGGCGGTGCGGGAGAACGTCACCATCAACGGGCAGCCCTGGGAGGTGACTCTGGATGACTCGCTGCTGCAGAGTG GTTCCAACATTAAAATTCTTGAAGATCAGTTTGATGAACTAATAGTAGAGACAGCAGCTAAGCGTAAGCAGTGGCCTAAAAAGATACTGGTACATGCTGTCCAAACCATGAAAGCAGAGCAAGAAATGTTG AAGCTCTACCAGCCTGTCGTAACACCAGAAAAGATAAGATCACAGCCTTCTCAAG ATGCTTACATCGCAGATCTGAAGCAGGTGACAGAAACGGCATCCAAACAGATTAGTGGAACAATGAAG tctCTCCCAGTGCTAATAGAAAGAGCAGAAGGTTTTTCCCAAGCGTTAACTTGGCAACCAATCTTGGAACTCTGCAAGCTGCGGCATGAAGTCTTTGCTGGCTGCAAGGCAAAGGAGGATAATAACGTCCAAAGTTTTGTATCGCCAGGAGAAGTCACACCAACAGACACTCTTACCAGTAAAAATCCCTGTGttttgctaaaaagaaaaaaagttgcagaTCCATCGGAAAGAAGACGCTACCCACTTCGACAGAGGAAGATTACTTTCAGGACATGA
- the LOC130157490 gene encoding kinetochore-associated protein NSL1 homolog isoform X1 — MAASPAPPPSPAAARDPRVQCCSRRGLGEVMALCAPFVRALAQGQPGGDAAVGDALGSFETAVRENVTINGQPWEVTLDDSLLQSGSNIKILEDQFDELIVETAAKRKQWPKKILVHAVQTMKAEQEMLKLYQPVVTPEKIRSQPSQDAYIADLKQVTETASKQISGTMKSHEEDDRKVRRREKNRVAAQRSRKKQTQKADKLHEEYETLEQENTSLKREIGKLTDEMKHLSEVLKDHEKICPLLHCTMNFVTVPRPDALTSCLPR, encoded by the exons ATGGCGGCCagcccggcgccgccgcccagcccggccgccgcccgggACCCGCGGGTGCAGTGCTGCTCGCGGCGCGGGCTGGGCGAGGTGATGGCGCTCTGCGCGCCCTTCGTGCGGGCCCTGGCCCAGGGGCAGCCGGGCGGTGACGCCGCCGTGGGGGACGCGCTCGGG AGCTTCGAAACGGCGGTGCGGGAGAACGTCACCATCAACGGGCAGCCCTGGGAGGTGACTCTGGATGACTCGCTGCTGCAGAGTG GTTCCAACATTAAAATTCTTGAAGATCAGTTTGATGAACTAATAGTAGAGACAGCAGCTAAGCGTAAGCAGTGGCCTAAAAAGATACTGGTACATGCTGTCCAAACCATGAAAGCAGAGCAAGAAATGTTG AAGCTCTACCAGCCTGTCGTAACACCAGAAAAGATAAGATCACAGCCTTCTCAAG ATGCTTACATCGCAGATCTGAAGCAGGTGACAGAAACGGCATCCAAACAGATTAGTGGAACAATGAAG AGTCATGAGGAAGATGACAGGAAggtgaggaggagagaaaaaaaccgAGTTGCTGCGCAGAGGAGCCGCAAGAAGCAGACTCAGAAAGCAGATAAACTCCACGAG gaATATGAGACTCTTGAGCAAGAAAATACCTCCCTGAAAAGAGAAATTGGAAAGCTAACAGATGAAATGAAACACTTGAGTGAAGTGTTGAAGGATCACGAAAAGATCTGTCCACTGTTGCACTGCACCATGAACTTTGTGACCGTCCCAAGGCCCGATGCACtcaccagctgcctgccaagaTGA
- the LOC130157490 gene encoding kinetochore-associated protein NSL1 homolog isoform X3 — MAASPAPPPSPAAARDPRVQCCSRRGLGEVMALCAPFVRALAQGQPGGDAAVGDALGSFETAVRENVTINGQPWEVTLDDSLLQSGSNIKILEDQFDELIVETAAKRKQWPKKILVHAVQTMKAEQEMLKLYQPVVTPEKIRSQPSQDAYIADLKQVTETASKQISGTMKSHEEDDRKVRRREKNRVAAQRSRKKQTQKADKLHEVNGNMRLLSKKIPP, encoded by the exons ATGGCGGCCagcccggcgccgccgcccagcccggccgccgcccgggACCCGCGGGTGCAGTGCTGCTCGCGGCGCGGGCTGGGCGAGGTGATGGCGCTCTGCGCGCCCTTCGTGCGGGCCCTGGCCCAGGGGCAGCCGGGCGGTGACGCCGCCGTGGGGGACGCGCTCGGG AGCTTCGAAACGGCGGTGCGGGAGAACGTCACCATCAACGGGCAGCCCTGGGAGGTGACTCTGGATGACTCGCTGCTGCAGAGTG GTTCCAACATTAAAATTCTTGAAGATCAGTTTGATGAACTAATAGTAGAGACAGCAGCTAAGCGTAAGCAGTGGCCTAAAAAGATACTGGTACATGCTGTCCAAACCATGAAAGCAGAGCAAGAAATGTTG AAGCTCTACCAGCCTGTCGTAACACCAGAAAAGATAAGATCACAGCCTTCTCAAG ATGCTTACATCGCAGATCTGAAGCAGGTGACAGAAACGGCATCCAAACAGATTAGTGGAACAATGAAG AGTCATGAGGAAGATGACAGGAAggtgaggaggagagaaaaaaaccgAGTTGCTGCGCAGAGGAGCCGCAAGAAGCAGACTCAGAAAGCAGATAAACTCCACGAGGTGAATGG gaATATGAGACTCTTGAGCAAGAAAATACCTCCCTGA